From a single Nicotiana tabacum cultivar K326 chromosome 8, ASM71507v2, whole genome shotgun sequence genomic region:
- the LOC142163153 gene encoding uncharacterized protein LOC142163153, whose product MECIRTVNYIVLVNRETTRPFNATKRLRQGDPTSPFLFALVIESLSRSLYELKKEPTFQHHPRCKKLDITHMSVADDLLLFARVYFCGVKQDVKKQIFDHLRFEQAKISSWTAKNLSYVGRVQLVQSVIFGIQVYWAQLFTFPAKNKEAIAKTCWDLSHKQDKLWIMWIDAYYIKQ is encoded by the exons ATGGAATGCATCAGGACAGTAAACTATATTGTCCTTGTGAATAGAGAAACTACTAGACCTTTCAATGCTACTAAGCGTCTTCGACAAGGAGATCCTACCTCTCCTTTTCTATTTGCACTAGTGATTGAGTCCTTAAGTAGGTCCCTCTATGAGCTTAAGAAGGAGCCTACATTTCAGCACCACCCCAGGTGCAAGAAATTGGACATAACTCATATGAGTGTTGCTGATGATCTATTGTTGTTTGCCAGGG TGTATTTTTGTGGAGTGAAACAAGATGTGAAGAAGCAGATTTTTGATCACCTAAGATTTGAACAAG CCAAGATATCCTCATGGACTGCTAAAAACCTATCCTATGTTGGTCGTGTGCAGTTGGTGCAATCTGTTATATTTGGTATTCAAGTCTATTGGGCTCAACTATTCACCTTTCCTGCTAAG AACAAAGAAGCAATTGCTAAAACATGCTGGGATTTATCTCACAAGCAGGACAAGTTATGGATAATGTGGATTGATGCCTACTATATCAAACAGTAG